Proteins from one Halovivax limisalsi genomic window:
- a CDS encoding helix-hairpin-helix domain-containing protein translates to MTELRTFLEALYESFSEAEVQAVEHGRARYLELVERGAIPPDGSVPVYHASDVSVSLDVGLEAEPTEDGVELYVTESDSDDETGLSLSVELFDLVDADDFPDLEYEEIVDGPFPGRPGGGDGLPESQSVDAVRGIGPQFSADLEAAGIESIADLVAHSPEQLAEVVSAEGAVVSADRTRDWIEQARGMITVLSGGAQPVEFVDDIGPTFGSRLREHGVETLSDLVERSPDELAELVSTGSRGVSTERAAEWLDEADSLLAELESAGESTDGTRPTDEPTRESNDTDETDTSGDDR, encoded by the coding sequence ATGACTGAACTCCGAACCTTCCTGGAGGCTCTCTACGAGTCGTTCTCCGAAGCGGAGGTCCAGGCGGTCGAGCACGGTCGGGCACGGTATCTGGAACTCGTCGAACGGGGCGCGATTCCGCCGGACGGCTCCGTCCCCGTCTACCACGCCTCCGACGTCTCCGTCTCGCTGGACGTTGGCCTCGAGGCCGAACCGACCGAAGACGGGGTCGAACTCTACGTTACCGAGTCCGACTCGGATGACGAAACCGGCCTGTCTCTCTCGGTCGAACTGTTCGACCTGGTCGACGCCGACGACTTTCCGGACCTCGAGTACGAGGAGATCGTCGACGGGCCGTTCCCCGGTCGACCCGGCGGAGGTGACGGGCTGCCCGAAAGCCAGTCGGTCGACGCGGTCCGGGGGATCGGACCGCAGTTCTCGGCTGATCTCGAAGCCGCGGGTATCGAGTCGATCGCCGACCTCGTGGCTCACTCGCCCGAGCAACTCGCGGAGGTCGTGAGCGCGGAGGGGGCGGTCGTCTCGGCGGATCGGACCCGCGACTGGATCGAACAAGCCCGCGGCATGATCACCGTCCTCTCCGGCGGGGCGCAGCCCGTCGAGTTCGTCGACGACATCGGCCCGACGTTCGGCAGCAGACTACGGGAACACGGCGTGGAGACGCTCTCGGACCTCGTCGAGCGCTCGCCGGACGAACTCGCGGAGCTGGTCAGCACCGGGTCGCGCGGCGTCTCGACCGAGCGGGCGGCCGAGTGGCTGGACGAGGCGGACAGCTTACTCGCCGAACTGGAATCCGCGGGCGAATCGACCGACGGGACCCGACCGACGGATGAACCGACGCGAGAGTCCAACGACACCGACGAGACCGACACCTCGGGCGATGACCGATGA
- a CDS encoding DUF2589 domain-containing protein, which translates to MTKQLEDLPLSALFSGPLIAAIDANVAAQTETVELLREYGYDEDGNLVTVSFGYTTTEPDPETGESRRVARELEIPLLLFLSVPNLVIHEIEEEFSAKITTVEEPDDDEADQASLATASKPRYPIRPLNPTRLKVTPSTRETAVDRTSRSSYDLNVRMVAEVTNQSAGMDRLERVASTMTNDRIDEERTERLNAEQRTESDGGRPTAPSRGLGRTDRAFEATPNPSDEMVEPPTEDGDGEERDDD; encoded by the coding sequence GTGACGAAACAACTCGAGGATCTCCCGCTGTCGGCGCTGTTCTCGGGGCCGCTGATCGCGGCGATCGACGCGAACGTCGCCGCCCAGACCGAGACGGTCGAGCTTCTCCGGGAGTACGGCTACGACGAGGACGGCAATCTCGTCACGGTGAGCTTCGGGTACACGACGACCGAACCGGATCCAGAGACCGGCGAGTCGCGTCGGGTCGCCAGGGAGCTGGAAATCCCCCTCCTGCTCTTTCTGTCCGTCCCGAACCTCGTCATCCACGAGATCGAAGAGGAGTTTTCCGCGAAGATCACGACCGTCGAGGAGCCGGATGACGACGAAGCCGACCAGGCGTCGCTCGCGACCGCCAGCAAGCCACGGTACCCGATCCGCCCACTCAACCCCACCCGTCTCAAAGTCACGCCATCGACACGTGAGACGGCCGTCGACCGGACCAGCCGATCGAGCTACGACCTGAACGTCCGGATGGTCGCGGAGGTGACGAACCAGTCGGCGGGGATGGACCGCCTCGAACGCGTCGCGTCGACGATGACGAACGACCGGATCGACGAGGAACGGACCGAACGTCTCAACGCGGAGCAGCGAACCGAATCCGACGGCGGTCGACCGACGGCTCCGTCGCGAGGGCTCGGACGGACGGACCGCGCGTTCGAGGCGACGCCGAACCCGTCCGACGAGATGGTTGAACCGCCGACCGAGGACGGAGACGGAGAGGAACGAGACGATGACTGA
- a CDS encoding DUF2589 domain-containing protein: MPRPDFPKELGNIPYSKILGAPLNAAVEANAEASETAAQFIQDVAFKESEGFDTFGAQREPVYVNFHYRKDATNAEGEVETQEFQMKIPLLLLLHVPYFEVNNVTVDFNVSLNSVHAKRVETEGGGGGSVGGLLGGIIGFNVGGSYQRTEKRQQKIERKYDQSVHIEAGSIEAPTGVTRLLDVLEQTITETSEEEASGGGE, translated from the coding sequence ATGCCAAGACCAGACTTCCCGAAGGAACTCGGGAATATTCCGTACAGCAAGATCCTCGGCGCGCCACTGAACGCGGCGGTCGAGGCGAACGCGGAGGCCTCCGAGACGGCCGCGCAGTTCATTCAGGATGTCGCGTTCAAAGAGAGCGAGGGGTTCGATACCTTCGGCGCCCAGCGGGAGCCGGTGTACGTCAACTTCCACTACCGGAAGGATGCGACGAACGCGGAGGGGGAGGTCGAGACCCAGGAATTCCAGATGAAGATTCCGCTGTTGCTGTTGCTCCACGTGCCGTACTTCGAAGTGAACAACGTCACCGTCGACTTCAACGTCTCGCTCAACTCAGTTCACGCGAAGCGAGTCGAGACCGAGGGCGGCGGTGGCGGGAGCGTCGGCGGCCTGCTCGGCGGCATCATCGGGTTCAACGTCGGCGGCAGCTACCAGCGGACCGAGAAGCGCCAGCAGAAGATCGAACGCAAGTACGATCAGTCGGTCCACATCGAGGCGGGCTCGATCGAGGCCCCGACAGGTGTAACTCGATTACTGGACGTGCTCGAGCAGACGATCACCGAAACGTCGGAGGAAGAGGCGTCGGGCGGCGGCGAATGA
- a CDS encoding DEAD/DEAH box helicase, translating into MEESESVDRDARPSIDSDVDPVDRDVLELFEPAVQEWWVREFGEFVPENGGFFTPPQRGAIPKIHEGTNTLVCAPTGSGKTLASFSAIIDELFRRDRERAEGLDNSVYCLYVSPLKSLANDIHRNLTVPLEGIESIIDERGDDVGEIRHAIRHGDTPSSERQAMLEETPHILNTTPETLAILLNSPKFREKLRTVEYVVVDEIHSLAEGKRGTHLSVSLERLETMTGGDVTRIGCSATIDPLEGVAEFLVGRELATDATDESLPAEPRDYEIVDARFARDFDLRLECPTDDLINAPRDVVQTRFYERLHELIEEHTNTLVFTNTRSGAERVLHELRERFPGDGGGADGADAAGREASGDGGGGADGEAGRNVSAGYDESNSACHHGSLSKAVRQDVESKLKSGELDIVTSSTSLELGIDMPHVDLVVQVGSPKSVAALLQRVGRAGHRVGQTVTGRVMALDRDELVECAVMLAKAEEGFVDSVSIPENAHDVAAQHVYGMAIAEIRPEREVKAILRRAHPFRAYDDERYERLLRYLTAAYTGLEDRNVYAKIWRDENDPPEGEHHYADFPVGETLIGKRGRLARVIYMTNIGTIPDSFTCNVHTRAGDEWVGQLDEDYLDTLEKGDVFVLGGNHYEYRYRRGSKVYVDPTRARPTVPSWYSERLPLSTDLGREILDFQAQLLDHYADGGAARVRAWLRDFPMDDDSARALARLFDHQFKYAGPESVSTPDRLAIEVERDRDEYERHYYVHSNYGRRVNDGLSRLLAYHCSQAATANVRVAVADNGFVLSMPLNRKVDVPGILEGLDPAAVREDLRDALSGTDLLQRYFRINATRSLMILKRYKGYEKSASEQQVSSEMLLGFAEDLDEFAVVEETYREILEDKLAVDVIESIVDRIDAGDLAVERSLLDSPSPRAFGLATLSASDVVLAEDESAALQSFHDRVVAEIDDDPPRGVATND; encoded by the coding sequence ATGGAGGAATCCGAGTCGGTCGACCGCGACGCGCGCCCGTCGATCGATTCCGACGTGGACCCCGTCGACCGCGACGTGCTCGAACTGTTCGAGCCCGCGGTGCAGGAATGGTGGGTCCGCGAATTCGGCGAATTCGTCCCCGAGAACGGCGGCTTCTTTACACCCCCGCAGCGAGGCGCCATCCCCAAGATCCACGAGGGGACGAACACGCTGGTCTGTGCGCCGACGGGCTCGGGAAAGACGCTCGCCTCGTTCAGCGCGATCATCGACGAGCTCTTTCGGCGCGATCGCGAGCGAGCCGAGGGCCTCGATAATTCGGTCTACTGCCTGTACGTCTCCCCGCTGAAGTCGCTGGCCAACGACATCCACCGCAACCTCACCGTGCCGCTCGAGGGGATCGAGTCGATCATCGACGAGCGCGGCGACGACGTGGGCGAGATCCGCCACGCCATCCGCCACGGCGACACGCCCTCCTCCGAGCGCCAGGCGATGCTCGAGGAGACGCCGCACATCCTCAACACGACGCCCGAGACGCTCGCCATCCTGCTCAACTCCCCGAAGTTCCGCGAGAAGCTCCGGACCGTCGAGTACGTCGTCGTCGACGAGATTCACTCCCTCGCCGAGGGGAAACGCGGGACCCACCTCTCGGTGAGTCTGGAGCGACTCGAGACGATGACCGGCGGCGACGTGACCCGCATCGGCTGTTCGGCGACGATCGACCCGCTCGAAGGCGTCGCCGAGTTTCTCGTCGGCCGCGAGCTGGCGACCGACGCGACCGATGAGTCGCTTCCCGCCGAGCCGCGCGACTACGAGATCGTCGACGCCCGCTTCGCGCGCGACTTCGACCTGCGGCTCGAGTGTCCGACGGACGACCTCATCAACGCACCCCGGGACGTCGTCCAGACGCGCTTCTACGAGCGCCTCCACGAGTTGATCGAGGAACACACCAACACGCTCGTCTTCACCAACACGCGCTCGGGCGCCGAACGCGTCCTCCACGAGTTACGCGAGCGGTTCCCCGGGGACGGAGGCGGCGCGGATGGTGCAGACGCCGCCGGCCGCGAAGCCAGCGGGGACGGTGGAGGCGGCGCGGACGGCGAGGCAGGCCGGAACGTCTCCGCCGGCTACGACGAGTCGAACTCGGCCTGTCACCACGGCAGCCTCTCGAAGGCTGTCCGACAGGACGTCGAGTCGAAGCTCAAGTCCGGCGAGCTCGACATCGTCACCTCGTCGACGTCGCTCGAACTCGGCATCGACATGCCCCACGTCGACCTGGTCGTCCAGGTCGGCTCGCCGAAGAGCGTCGCAGCGCTCCTCCAGCGCGTCGGGCGAGCCGGCCACCGCGTCGGCCAGACCGTCACCGGGCGCGTGATGGCGCTCGACCGGGACGAACTCGTCGAGTGCGCGGTCATGCTCGCGAAGGCCGAGGAGGGCTTCGTCGACTCGGTATCGATCCCCGAGAACGCCCACGACGTCGCCGCCCAGCACGTCTACGGCATGGCGATCGCCGAGATCAGGCCCGAACGCGAGGTGAAAGCCATCCTCCGGCGGGCCCATCCGTTCCGCGCGTACGACGACGAACGCTACGAGCGGCTGCTCCGCTACCTCACGGCCGCCTACACGGGCCTGGAGGATCGCAACGTCTACGCCAAGATCTGGCGCGACGAGAACGACCCGCCCGAGGGCGAGCACCACTACGCCGACTTCCCCGTCGGCGAGACGCTGATCGGCAAGCGCGGCCGCCTCGCCCGCGTCATCTACATGACGAACATCGGGACGATCCCCGATTCGTTCACCTGCAACGTCCACACCCGCGCCGGCGACGAGTGGGTCGGCCAGCTCGACGAGGACTACCTCGATACCCTGGAGAAGGGCGACGTCTTCGTCCTCGGCGGCAACCACTACGAGTACCGCTATCGCCGGGGCTCGAAGGTCTACGTCGACCCTACGCGCGCCAGACCGACCGTCCCCTCGTGGTACTCCGAACGGCTGCCCCTCTCGACCGATCTCGGCCGGGAGATCCTCGACTTCCAGGCGCAGCTTCTGGATCACTACGCGGACGGCGGGGCCGCCCGCGTGCGCGCCTGGCTGCGGGACTTCCCGATGGACGACGACAGCGCGCGAGCGCTGGCCCGGCTCTTCGACCACCAGTTCAAGTACGCGGGTCCCGAGAGCGTCTCGACGCCCGACCGACTCGCGATCGAGGTCGAACGCGACCGCGACGAGTACGAACGCCACTACTACGTCCACTCGAACTACGGCCGCCGGGTCAACGACGGCCTCTCGCGGCTGCTGGCGTACCACTGTTCGCAGGCGGCCACCGCGAACGTCCGCGTCGCCGTCGCGGACAACGGCTTCGTCCTCTCGATGCCGCTCAACCGCAAGGTCGACGTCCCCGGCATCCTCGAGGGGCTGGATCCGGCCGCCGTCCGCGAGGACCTCCGGGACGCGCTCTCGGGGACGGACCTCCTCCAGCGGTACTTCCGGATCAACGCCACGCGCTCGCTGATGATCCTCAAGCGCTACAAGGGCTACGAGAAGTCCGCGAGCGAACAGCAGGTCTCCAGCGAGATGTTACTCGGCTTCGCGGAGGACCTCGACGAGTTCGCCGTCGTCGAGGAGACCTACCGAGAGATCCTCGAGGACAAACTCGCCGTGGACGTGATCGAGTCGATCGTCGATCGGATCGACGCCGGCGACCTCGCCGTCGAGCGATCGCTGCTCGACTCGCCGTCGCCGCGCGCGTTCGGCCTGGCGACGCTCTCGGCGAGCGACGTCGTCCTCGCCGAGGACGAGAGCGCCGCCCTGCAGTCCTTTCACGACCGCGTCGTCGCCGAAATCGACGACGATCCGCCCCGCGGCGTCGCGACGAACGACTGA
- a CDS encoding acyl-CoA thioesterase has product MSDEDHDSGSTAYDGRDDAFRTVFENRVRLQETDRQGIVFYGTYFTYQDEAIASYRRAIGFGGAFVDEADWTTRIVATDLAYSDSARFEDVLENEVRVRRIGETSITFDYRVCREADGRRLAEGTATQVVVDKATTEPRRVPASFRDAVRDFQGRE; this is encoded by the coding sequence ATGAGCGACGAGGATCACGATTCGGGGTCGACGGCGTACGACGGACGCGACGACGCGTTCCGGACCGTCTTCGAGAACCGCGTCCGGCTCCAGGAGACCGATCGGCAGGGGATCGTCTTCTACGGTACCTACTTCACCTACCAGGACGAAGCGATCGCGTCGTACCGGCGGGCGATCGGCTTCGGCGGGGCGTTCGTCGACGAGGCGGACTGGACGACACGCATCGTCGCGACCGACCTCGCCTACAGCGACTCGGCTCGCTTCGAAGACGTCCTGGAGAACGAGGTGCGAGTTCGGCGGATCGGCGAGACCTCGATCACGTTCGACTACCGGGTGTGTCGCGAAGCCGACGGGCGGCGCCTCGCCGAGGGGACCGCGACCCAGGTCGTCGTCGACAAGGCAACGACAGAACCGCGACGGGTCCCCGCCTCGTTCCGGGACGCCGTCCGCGACTTTCAGGGACGCGAGTGA
- a CDS encoding AIR synthase family protein, with translation MPGKVGPAELTRHVFERTGSGDDRVRQGPALGEDAAAIDVPAGTLVVSADPISLAASEVGRLGVVVACNDVAAAGADPRWLTVVCLLPTDDEDALETVTADLDAAAREHGVTIVGGHTEYVDALERPILSVTAMGFADRFVPTGGATPGDRIVLAGPAGLEGTAILASDFAEAYSVPDDTVESALSFFDELSVAPAAEILRESASAMHDPTEGGVAAGLVELARASSVDVDVDREVIPIRAETAALCRAAGVDPLRIFGSGALLATVPPAAVDGRLDALAAAGIDAAEIGVVTDNGDGAVDLDGERLTAVPTDDLYPLWEAADA, from the coding sequence ATGCCCGGCAAGGTCGGACCCGCGGAGTTGACCAGACACGTGTTCGAGCGAACGGGGAGCGGCGACGATCGCGTCCGACAGGGCCCCGCGCTCGGCGAGGACGCGGCCGCCATCGACGTACCGGCCGGAACGCTGGTCGTGAGCGCCGATCCCATCTCGCTCGCCGCGAGCGAAGTCGGCCGCCTGGGCGTCGTCGTGGCGTGTAACGACGTCGCGGCCGCCGGCGCCGACCCGCGGTGGCTGACCGTCGTCTGTCTCCTCCCCACCGACGACGAGGACGCGCTCGAGACGGTCACGGCCGACCTCGACGCGGCCGCTCGCGAGCACGGCGTGACGATCGTCGGCGGGCACACCGAGTACGTCGACGCGCTGGAGCGACCGATCCTCTCGGTGACCGCGATGGGATTCGCGGATCGCTTCGTGCCGACCGGCGGCGCGACGCCCGGCGACCGGATCGTCCTCGCCGGGCCCGCCGGCCTGGAGGGAACCGCCATCCTCGCGAGCGACTTCGCAGAGGCATACTCGGTTCCGGACGACACCGTCGAGTCGGCGCTGTCGTTCTTCGACGAACTCTCGGTCGCTCCGGCCGCCGAGATCCTGCGCGAGTCGGCGTCGGCCATGCACGATCCGACCGAGGGCGGCGTGGCGGCGGGGCTCGTCGAACTCGCCCGGGCGTCGAGCGTCGACGTCGACGTCGATCGTGAGGTCATCCCGATCAGGGCCGAGACGGCGGCGCTCTGCCGGGCGGCGGGCGTCGATCCGCTGCGGATCTTCGGCTCCGGCGCCCTCCTCGCGACCGTCCCGCCGGCGGCCGTCGACGGTCGCCTCGACGCCCTCGCGGCAGCCGGGATCGACGCCGCCGAGATCGGCGTCGTCACCGACAACGGAGACGGCGCCGTCGACCTCGACGGCGAGCGGCTGACGGCGGTCCCGACCGACGACCTCTACCCGCTCTGGGAGGCGGCCGACGCCTGA
- a CDS encoding type IV pilin, producing the protein MASDTTFAGASRLDERGVSPALGFAIAIVLILVLAVSVGVMVGAIAEEPGPDATFEWSQSGSGADKRLELAHAGGAVVSGSELRLELDGTGRFAANATLSAWGPVRNGSTLTVGLVRGAVVVDGRVNGTAANGTAVIAFAPDGEPLERGVVVAELVDVEYDQLTEAKLVWQGSYASSELASTYVD; encoded by the coding sequence ATGGCTTCAGACACGACGTTCGCGGGTGCCAGCCGGCTCGACGAGCGCGGGGTTTCGCCGGCGCTCGGGTTCGCGATCGCCATCGTCCTGATTCTGGTGCTGGCCGTCTCCGTCGGCGTCATGGTCGGCGCGATCGCGGAGGAGCCGGGGCCCGACGCAACGTTCGAGTGGTCCCAATCCGGGTCGGGCGCCGACAAACGGCTCGAACTCGCCCACGCGGGCGGCGCGGTCGTCTCCGGAAGCGAGCTCCGGCTCGAACTCGACGGCACCGGTCGCTTCGCGGCGAACGCCACGCTCTCAGCGTGGGGGCCCGTCCGCAACGGCAGTACGCTCACCGTCGGCCTCGTCAGGGGAGCCGTCGTCGTCGACGGACGGGTCAACGGGACCGCGGCGAACGGCACCGCCGTCATCGCGTTCGCCCCGGACGGCGAGCCCCTCGAGCGCGGCGTCGTCGTCGCCGAACTCGTCGACGTCGAGTACGACCAGCTGACGGAAGCGAAGCTCGTCTGGCAGGGGTCGTACGCGTCGAGCGAACTGGCCTCGACCTACGTCGACTGA
- a CDS encoding AAA domain-containing protein yields MKLRGRVTGDVSTRTVSTSGGKRELAEVTLRDVTIDRSADDAASAAELGQFDDGDAEPVTTVTLWGKWTETASLLESGMELVVTEPAVEEYRGEIQYSTTGESYVVVEPDYLVDVTDVRSWVECPRLYYLNKLSGVPLNYPVLKGTLVHEVFGDLLRGRDLEESIDARIEERALELGLLGEDAESVAEDVRENAAAIEGWLAQGRLSDDDEWRSEQLLISETFGLKGRADAIRRGAPVELKTGKNLKKEPRFKDKVQAALYALVLEEHGGSVDTATLLYTKNSALDRNEETGDLTPAKDFSVGRGLLAYVLRLRNELAAMAVAGTTPTGYEADAKCEYCFERDTCMVVSGRLDQESKAGQIGEALPPEERAFFERFYRGIEAERREVHREYVKLFEQSADERADDDRAIIDLTFAGATELEGGRWELRAERGAVDSTKIREGDLVLASDGDPVGGSAELARIERLDADELVLTADERVPVERVDVYPSELTTDRLLTALHDVLLTSDERRKDVLFGRADPEFDDPDETFVDNNAAQDEAVGLAVGARDYALIHGPPGTGKTYTIAKTVEALLDRGERVLLSAFTNRAVDNALEALLDAGIDPDRIARMGTERGVREDMRDLRFEREGSPAERVAALNDSDVVAVTTATCGSRVMKEQSFDVALVDEAAQLTEPGTYAAIHLASRFVLVGDHQQLPPVVQAETLPAPLSQDESGEAGSSAGDPVASGGDQVVSDGAGESIEGTPSGDSVEAAPSAGTVDADDGANPLTVSLFERLADATPEAGVLLDRQYRMNQRIQAFSSTEFYDGALRPATPAVAGRTVDDLDGVSRERLPADLVDPVTFLHVDGDAATYTDAIEADRIASVVDAYASAGLDPADIGVIAPYRAQVGEIERAVPSAVAVDTVDRFQGSSQEVIVVSFVASDDLSGPIFEDYRRLNVAITRPKRALVLVGDEAALETDPVYRRLLEWAA; encoded by the coding sequence GTGAAGTTACGCGGGCGGGTCACCGGCGACGTGTCGACGCGAACCGTCTCGACGAGCGGGGGAAAGCGGGAACTGGCGGAGGTGACGCTGCGGGATGTGACGATCGATCGGTCGGCCGACGACGCTGCATCGGCGGCGGAACTAGGGCAGTTCGACGACGGGGACGCCGAGCCCGTGACGACGGTGACGCTGTGGGGCAAGTGGACGGAGACGGCGTCGCTGCTCGAATCGGGGATGGAACTCGTCGTCACGGAGCCGGCGGTGGAGGAGTATCGCGGCGAGATCCAGTACTCGACGACGGGCGAGTCGTACGTCGTCGTCGAACCCGACTACCTCGTCGACGTGACCGACGTCCGCTCGTGGGTCGAGTGCCCGCGGCTGTACTACCTCAACAAGCTCTCCGGCGTGCCGCTGAACTATCCCGTCCTCAAGGGGACCCTCGTCCACGAGGTCTTCGGCGACCTGCTCCGCGGTCGCGACCTCGAGGAGTCGATCGACGCCCGGATCGAAGAGCGGGCGCTCGAACTCGGCCTGCTCGGCGAGGACGCCGAGTCGGTGGCCGAAGACGTTCGGGAGAACGCCGCCGCGATCGAGGGCTGGCTCGCGCAGGGCCGGTTGAGCGACGACGACGAGTGGCGCTCCGAGCAGTTGCTCATCAGCGAGACGTTCGGGTTGAAGGGGCGGGCCGACGCCATCCGCCGGGGCGCGCCGGTCGAACTCAAGACGGGCAAGAACCTGAAGAAGGAACCCCGGTTCAAGGACAAAGTCCAGGCCGCGCTCTACGCGCTCGTCCTCGAAGAACACGGCGGCTCCGTCGACACCGCGACGCTGCTCTACACCAAGAACTCCGCGCTCGATCGCAACGAGGAGACGGGCGATCTGACGCCCGCGAAGGACTTCTCGGTCGGGCGCGGCCTGCTCGCGTACGTCCTCCGCCTGCGGAACGAACTCGCCGCGATGGCGGTCGCGGGGACGACCCCGACGGGGTACGAGGCCGACGCGAAGTGCGAGTACTGCTTCGAGCGCGACACCTGCATGGTGGTCTCCGGGCGGCTCGACCAGGAGTCGAAAGCCGGCCAGATCGGCGAGGCGCTCCCGCCGGAAGAGCGGGCGTTCTTCGAGCGATTCTACCGGGGGATCGAGGCCGAGCGACGCGAGGTCCACCGCGAGTACGTCAAGCTCTTCGAGCAGTCGGCCGACGAACGCGCGGACGACGATCGAGCGATCATCGACCTGACGTTCGCCGGCGCGACCGAACTCGAGGGCGGTCGCTGGGAGTTGCGCGCCGAGCGCGGCGCGGTCGACTCGACGAAGATCCGCGAGGGGGACCTGGTGCTCGCGAGCGACGGCGATCCCGTCGGCGGCAGCGCCGAACTCGCCCGGATCGAGCGCCTCGACGCGGACGAACTCGTCCTCACCGCCGACGAGCGCGTCCCCGTCGAGCGCGTCGACGTCTACCCCAGCGAACTCACGACCGACCGCCTGCTCACCGCGTTGCACGACGTCCTCCTGACGAGCGACGAGCGCCGCAAGGACGTCCTCTTCGGCCGGGCCGACCCCGAATTCGACGATCCGGACGAGACGTTCGTCGACAACAACGCGGCCCAGGACGAGGCGGTCGGACTCGCCGTCGGCGCGCGCGATTACGCGCTGATCCACGGGCCCCCGGGGACCGGCAAGACCTACACGATCGCGAAGACGGTCGAGGCGCTCCTCGATCGCGGCGAGCGCGTCCTGCTGTCGGCCTTTACCAATCGCGCCGTCGACAACGCGCTGGAGGCGCTGCTCGACGCGGGCATCGACCCGGACCGGATCGCCCGCATGGGGACCGAACGCGGCGTCCGAGAAGATATGCGCGACCTGCGATTCGAACGCGAGGGATCGCCGGCCGAGCGCGTCGCCGCGCTGAACGACTCCGACGTGGTCGCGGTGACGACGGCCACCTGCGGCTCGCGGGTCATGAAAGAGCAGTCGTTCGACGTCGCGCTCGTCGACGAGGCCGCCCAGCTGACCGAACCAGGCACCTACGCGGCGATCCACCTCGCGTCCCGGTTCGTCCTCGTCGGCGACCACCAGCAGTTGCCGCCGGTCGTCCAGGCCGAGACGTTGCCGGCGCCCCTCTCACAGGACGAGTCAGGAGAAGCCGGGTCATCGGCTGGGGACCCGGTCGCTTCCGGTGGCGATCAGGTCGTCTCGGACGGCGCCGGCGAGTCCATCGAGGGGACCCCGTCCGGCGACTCAGTCGAGGCGGCCCCGTCCGCTGGCACCGTCGACGCCGATGACGGGGCGAATCCGCTCACGGTCTCGCTGTTCGAGCGCCTGGCCGACGCGACACCGGAGGCGGGCGTTCTCCTCGACCGCCAGTACCGGATGAATCAGCGCATCCAGGCGTTTTCCTCCACCGAGTTCTACGACGGCGCGCTTCGACCCGCGACGCCGGCGGTCGCCGGCCGCACGGTCGACGACCTCGACGGCGTCTCGCGAGAGCGGCTGCCGGCGGACCTCGTCGATCCCGTCACCTTCCTGCACGTCGACGGCGACGCCGCAACCTACACGGACGCGATCGAGGCCGATCGAATCGCGTCGGTTGTCGACGCGTACGCGTCGGCGGGGCTCGACCCGGCCGACATCGGCGTCATCGCACCCTATCGCGCCCAGGTCGGGGAGATCGAGCGCGCCGTGCCGTCGGCGGTCGCCGTCGACACCGTCGATCGGTTCCAGGGATCGAGCCAGGAGGTGATCGTCGTCTCGTTCGTCGCCAGCGACGACCTCTCCGGGCCGATCTTCGAGGATTATCGCCGGCTCAACGTCGCGATCACGCGCCCGAAGCGGGCGCTCGTCCTGGTGGGCGACGAGGCCGCCCTCGAAACCGATCCGGTCTACCGACGGTTGCTCGAGTGGGCGGCGTAA
- a CDS encoding transcription factor S, which produces MQFCGECGSMMKADGDRMVCSNCGETTERDRDREAAFVTTESQSTDDVIESDESANFEGKPIATDVRCDDCGTEEAWYTIKQTGSADEPPTRFFKCTECGYRWREYN; this is translated from the coding sequence ATGCAGTTCTGTGGGGAGTGCGGCTCGATGATGAAGGCCGACGGCGACCGGATGGTGTGTTCGAACTGCGGGGAAACGACCGAGCGCGATCGCGACCGGGAGGCCGCCTTCGTCACGACGGAGTCCCAGTCGACCGACGACGTGATCGAGTCCGACGAGTCGGCCAACTTCGAGGGGAAACCGATCGCGACCGACGTCCGTTGTGACGACTGCGGCACCGAGGAAGCGTGGTACACGATCAAGCAGACGGGCTCGGCGGACGAACCGCCGACGCGATTCTTCAAGTGCACCGAGTGTGGCTATCGCTGGCGCGAGTACAACTGA